A single genomic interval of Electrophorus electricus isolate fEleEle1 chromosome 2, fEleEle1.pri, whole genome shotgun sequence harbors:
- the pot1 gene encoding protection of telomeres protein 1, protein MPVHTVKNASDLDTRVLPSLQRILLPNLNLMSDAVHSSVKGKVVQKGPVVSCRQGDYLLKAVIQEEDLQQSSVSQQASINVFFFGTMAKDFSLSVSQGDIVLLAGFIISKSPTEQTDRLHPCHLEMSGPDACVYVCTSAVSPSRELSAVSSEPRYTYVPLNELKPRRIVNVYGVVIFFKQPFPTKGTDYCSTLKITDQSNAKVGCTIFSERLEDHPKIFTIGDIIRLHRVKAQVFNESMTLLTSLGWSAVTFDGAIGSPVEPRASSRTFHFGEADKRTVETLRQWAASQPLLTSEPTVPLSSVQPRMYFDLSCQLLAKACIDSRCMLLKVWDGTKCGYPLLDVAVATDTWEGQSTTSKDREDMTANILVYDNHVEVAKTLKPGTFLRLYNLHAVPQRDSEQPPDVPSRLSFHLHGGTSFGRGLRVLPSHSPDLQPLKRLLESHADRAVEKEVNDDTLLEVWYTPPESVGAAITEEFYTVQTCRHTLQQVSLAHVKRSTPPVVCHVRAQVRSYKPRKLYQCLKLFCPQCKSIEEVPDDGTIAQVFQEALRNSLPCSEHWAVTSSMDAPGAGRVITMHVASDMVLDNTHSQLLFLESLTLDEMCVISGMHKNIVPVQSENRRMKLLDFSAPFLFCGDKRYYGCKRCSRSTFVEPVVSGGEMWDEHDVAKALGVQLMQYTLLIQFELQDGTSTLDALLWEDAEQFFHVSSAETSANQDLQDKVQLIMDRLHPPGSITAKRPWLELCLSAYSVKDNGRNRVCYQITNTETRGNFFTAH, encoded by the exons ATGCCAGTCCACACCGTGAAAAATGCATCTGACTTGGATACTAGAGTCCTTCCAAGCCTCCAGCGGATCTTATTACCAAACCTAAATCTCATGTCTGATGCTGTACACAGCAGTGTAAAG ggTAAAGTGGTTCAGAAAGGCCCTGTGGTATCTTGCAGACAGGGAGACTACCTGCTTAAGGCTGTTATACAAG aagAAGACCTCCAGCAGAGTTCAGTATCACAACAGGCATCaatcaatgtctttttttttggcacaatGGCCAAAGACTTCTCGCTGTCTGTCAGTCAAGGG GACATTGTCTTATTGGCTGGCTTCATCATCAGTAAGTCACCTACAGAACAAACCGACAGACTGCATCCCTGTCACTTGGAGATGAGTGGCCCtgatgcctgtgtgtat GTGTGCACCTCTGCTGTTTCACCCTCCAGAGAGCTTTCTGCTGTCAGCTCTGAG CCCAGGTACACCTATGTTcctttaaatgaactgaaaccCAGGAGAATAGTGAACGTCTATGGTGTGGTGATCTTCTTCAAGCAGCCTTTTCCCACCAAAGGCACAG attaCTGTTCCACGCTGAAGATCACAGACCAGTCTAATGCTAAAGTCGGCTGCACTATTTTTAGTGAAAGGCTCGAGGATCATCCCAAAATCTTCACAATTGGAGATATCATTCGTCTCCATAGAGTCAAG GCTCAAGTGTTCAATGAATCCATGACTCTTCTGACCAGTCTGGGTTGGTCTGCTGTCACCTTTGATGGGGCGATCGGCAGCCCTGTTGAGCCCCGTGCATCAAGCAGGACTTTCCACTTTGGTGAAGCCGACAAACGTACAGTGGAGACACTGCGCCAGTGGGCGGCCAGCCAGCCACTGCTGACCAGTGAGCCTACTGTCCCTCTGTCTTCAGTACAGCCTAGGATGTACTTTGATCTGAGCTGCCAGCTGCTGGCGAAGGCCTGCATAGACAGTAGATGCATGCTTCTGAAG GTGTGGGATGGGACAAAGTGTGGGTACCCTTTACTCGATGTGGCTGTGGCTACTGACACCTGGGAGGGACAGTCCACCACCTcaaaagacagagaggacatGACTGCCAACATTCTAGTCTATGACAACCATGTGGAAGTAGCAAAAACTTTGAAG CCTGGCACGTTCCTGCGCCTTTACAACCTGCATGCTGTTCCTCAGAGAGATTCTGAGCAGCCCCCTGATGTGCCCAGCCGCCTCAGCTTCCACCTGCACGGCGGCACATCATTTGGCCGCGGCTTGCGGGTCCTCCCGTCACACAGCCCTGATCTCCAGCCCCTTAAGAG ACTGTTGGAGAGCCATGCAGATAGAGCAGTTGAGAAAGAGGTGAATGATGACACACTGCTAGAGGTTTGGTATACTCCACCTGAGTCTGTGG GTGCAGCGATCACTGAGGAATTTTATACAG TTCagacatgcaggcacacactgCAGCAGGTATCCCTTGCCCATGTGAAGCGATCCACTCCACCTGTGGTTTGTCACGTTCGTGCCCAAGTGCGGTCCTACAAGCCACGGAAACTATACCAGTGCCTCAAACTTTTCTGCCCGCAATGCAAATCAAT AGAAGAGGTCCCTGATGATGGGACCATAGCTCAGGTGTTCCAGGAGGCTCTGAGAAACAGCCTGCCCTGCAGTGAACACTGGGCGGTCACCTCGTCAATGGATGCCCCCGGGGCAGGCAGAGTCATCACCATGCATGTGGCCTCTGACATGGTGCTGGACAACACTCACTCTCAGCTGCTCTTTCTCGAGA GTCTAACCCTGGATGAGATGTGTGTGATATCAGGCATGCATAAGAACATTGTCCCAGTGCAGTCAGAGAACAGGAGAATGAAACTGCTTGATTTCTCTGCTCCATTCCTCTTCTgtggagacaagagatattacgG GTGCAAACGATGCTCTCGGTCCACTTTCGTGGAGCCTGTGGTTTCTGGAGGAGAAATGTGGGATGAGCATGATGTGGCCAAAG CTCTTGGTGTGCAGCTCATGCAGTACACTCTGCTAATACAGTTTGAGCTCCAGGATGGGACCAGCACTCTGGATGCCCTGCTTTGGGAGGATGCT GAGCAGTTCTTCCATGTCTCTTCTGCTGAgacctcagccaatcaggattTACAGGACAAGGTTCAGCTCATCATGGACAGGCTCCACCCACCAGGAAGCATCACTG CGAAACGCCCTTGGCTAGAACTCTGCCTTAGTGCCTATAGTGTAAAGGACAATGGCAGGAATCGAGTTTGCTACCAGATCACTAACACAGAAACCAGAGGAAATTTCTTCACTGCCCATTAA
- the gpr37a gene encoding prosaposin receptor GPR37 isoform X1, with protein MGLQLLKLFCLLVCCELSIALAHRHNRSNFNYKNNEHGHTYNAGRPNIESQILFFADKKVSNNVDNDNVQSRDIPSFNVAVVGNASFRSKNDQLNVTGVKRDISRQPVMLKGKKHHPSAVGRYGMSTHTSLSSRHIYGGGHLKEPNLYHRQKRGAKNDQDGINLSERTKTSMHPEPLEGLLDVTKLESLPKPLAQKQSTEFPIDFTTNGGSFISPEGDYEDSTPFIPFNTRSRAPQVKNPFFPVTNETYGAYAVMFISVIIFTVGIIGNIAIMCIVCHNYYMRSISNSLLANLALWDFIIIFFCLPLVIFHELTKDWLLGEFSCKIIPYIEVASLGVTTFTLCALCIDRFRAASNVQMYYEMIENCASTTAKLTIIWMGALLLALPELLIHQLVKEGHELAEVKPWERCVVSISTTLPDSLYVLGLTYNGARLWWFFGCYFCLPTIFTIISSVVTARKIRQMERNSVRGHRKQIQLESQMNCTVVALAIVYGFCAIPDNVCNIMSVYMGAAVPRSVLDVLHLVSQMLLFCKCAVTPVLLLALCRPFGRAFLDCCCCCWEECGPKSSAATSDDNEHEGTTELELSPFSTMRRETST; from the exons ATGGGCTTGCagttgttaaaattattttgtctgCTAGTTTGTTGTGAACTTTCGATTGCTCTTGCACATAGGCACAACAGAAGCAactttaattataaaaataatgaacacgGTCACACATATAATGCGGGCAGGCCTAACATTGAAAgccaaattttgttttttgctgacAAGAAAGTATCTAATAATGTAGACAACGATAATGTACAATCTAGAGATATTCCGTCATTTAATGTGGCTGTGGTGGGAAATGCCAGTTTTAGGTCCAAAAATGACCAACTGAATGTCACAGGTGTCAAAAGGGACATTAGTCGTCAACCAGTTATgctaaagggaaaaaaacatcatCCAAGTGCTGTGGGTAGATATGGCATGTCTACACATACCAGTCTGTCGTCGAGACATATATATGGTGGAGGACACTTGAAAGAGCCTAATCTGTATCATCGACAGAAAAGAGGCGCTAAGAACGACCAGGACGGGATAAATCTAAGTGAGCGCACCAAAACCAGCATGCATCCTGAGCCATTAGAGGGCTTACTTGATGTTACGAAGTTGGAATCACTTCCGAAGCCGTTAGCCCAGAAGCAGTCTACTGAGTTTCCAATTGATTTTACCACAAATGGTGGTTCGTTCATTTCACCCGAGGGTGACTATGAAGATAGCACTCCATTCATCCCCTTTAACACTCGGTCAAGAGCTCCCCAGGTTAAAAACCCATTTTTTCCGGTTACAAATGAAACATACGGTGCATATGCGGTcatgtttatttctgtaatCATTTTCACAGTGGGGATAATCGGAAATATAGCAATCATGTGCATAGTGTGCCACAATTACTATATGCGAAGCATCTCAAATTCCCTGCTTGCCAACCTGGCCCTGTGGGATTTTATCATCATCTTTTTTTGCTTGCCATTGGTGATATTCCATGAGCTCACGAAGGATTGGCTGCTTGGAGAATTTTCCTGTAAAATCATACCCTACATTGAG GTGGCTTCCTTAGGTGTAACTACCTTCACGCTTTGCGCCTTGTGCATTGATCGCTTCCGTGCCGCCTCCAACGTCCAGATGTACTATGAGATGATCGAGAACTGTGCCTCTACCACTGCCAAGCTCACCATCATCTGGATGGGTGCTCTGCTGCTGGCACTGCCTGAGCTGCTCATCCACCAGTTGGTGAAGGAAGGGCACGAGCTGGCCGAGGTGAAGCCGTGGGAGCGCTGTGTGGTGAGCATCTCCACCACGCTCCCTGACTCCCTCTATGTGCTGGGCCTCACCTACAATGGTGCCCGTCTCTGGTGGTTCTTTGGTTGTTACTTCTGCCTTCCAACCATCTTCACCATCATTAGTTCAGTGGTGACAGCACGGAAGATCCGGCAGATGGAGAGGAACAGCGTGCGGGGCCACCGTAAGCAGATCCAGCTGGAGAGCCAGATGAACTGCACAGTGGTGGCGCTGGCCATTGTCTACGGCTTCTGTGCCATCCCAGACAATGTCTGCAACATCATGTCAGTGTACATGGGTGCGGCTGTGCCGCGCAGCGTCCTAGATGTCCTGCACCTGGTCAGCCAGATGCTGCTATTCTGTAAGTGCGCAGTGACTCCAGTGCTCCTGCTGGCCCTATGCCGGCCCTTTGGCAGAGCTTTCCtggactgctgctgctgctgctgggaaGAGTGTGGCCCAAAGTCCTCAGCTGCCACCAGCGATGACAATGAGCACGAGGGCACCACCGAGCTGGAGCTCTCGCCGTTCAGCACCATGCGCAGGGAAACGTCTACCTAG
- the gpr37a gene encoding prosaposin receptor GPR37 isoform X2 gives MGLQLLKLFCLLVCCELSIALAHRHNRSNFNYKNNEHGHTYNAGRPNIESQILFFADKKVSNNVDNDNVQSRDIPSFNVAVVGNASFRSKNDQLNVTGVKRDISRQPVMLKGKKHHPSAVGRYGMSTHTSLSSRHIYGGGHLKEPNLYHRQKRGAKNDQDGINLSERTKTSMHPEPLEGLLDVTKLESLPKPLAQKQSTEFPIDFTTNGGSFISPEGDYEDSTPFIPFNTRSRAPQVASLGVTTFTLCALCIDRFRAASNVQMYYEMIENCASTTAKLTIIWMGALLLALPELLIHQLVKEGHELAEVKPWERCVVSISTTLPDSLYVLGLTYNGARLWWFFGCYFCLPTIFTIISSVVTARKIRQMERNSVRGHRKQIQLESQMNCTVVALAIVYGFCAIPDNVCNIMSVYMGAAVPRSVLDVLHLVSQMLLFCKCAVTPVLLLALCRPFGRAFLDCCCCCWEECGPKSSAATSDDNEHEGTTELELSPFSTMRRETST, from the exons ATGGGCTTGCagttgttaaaattattttgtctgCTAGTTTGTTGTGAACTTTCGATTGCTCTTGCACATAGGCACAACAGAAGCAactttaattataaaaataatgaacacgGTCACACATATAATGCGGGCAGGCCTAACATTGAAAgccaaattttgttttttgctgacAAGAAAGTATCTAATAATGTAGACAACGATAATGTACAATCTAGAGATATTCCGTCATTTAATGTGGCTGTGGTGGGAAATGCCAGTTTTAGGTCCAAAAATGACCAACTGAATGTCACAGGTGTCAAAAGGGACATTAGTCGTCAACCAGTTATgctaaagggaaaaaaacatcatCCAAGTGCTGTGGGTAGATATGGCATGTCTACACATACCAGTCTGTCGTCGAGACATATATATGGTGGAGGACACTTGAAAGAGCCTAATCTGTATCATCGACAGAAAAGAGGCGCTAAGAACGACCAGGACGGGATAAATCTAAGTGAGCGCACCAAAACCAGCATGCATCCTGAGCCATTAGAGGGCTTACTTGATGTTACGAAGTTGGAATCACTTCCGAAGCCGTTAGCCCAGAAGCAGTCTACTGAGTTTCCAATTGATTTTACCACAAATGGTGGTTCGTTCATTTCACCCGAGGGTGACTATGAAGATAGCACTCCATTCATCCCCTTTAACACTCGGTCAAGAGCTCCCCAG GTGGCTTCCTTAGGTGTAACTACCTTCACGCTTTGCGCCTTGTGCATTGATCGCTTCCGTGCCGCCTCCAACGTCCAGATGTACTATGAGATGATCGAGAACTGTGCCTCTACCACTGCCAAGCTCACCATCATCTGGATGGGTGCTCTGCTGCTGGCACTGCCTGAGCTGCTCATCCACCAGTTGGTGAAGGAAGGGCACGAGCTGGCCGAGGTGAAGCCGTGGGAGCGCTGTGTGGTGAGCATCTCCACCACGCTCCCTGACTCCCTCTATGTGCTGGGCCTCACCTACAATGGTGCCCGTCTCTGGTGGTTCTTTGGTTGTTACTTCTGCCTTCCAACCATCTTCACCATCATTAGTTCAGTGGTGACAGCACGGAAGATCCGGCAGATGGAGAGGAACAGCGTGCGGGGCCACCGTAAGCAGATCCAGCTGGAGAGCCAGATGAACTGCACAGTGGTGGCGCTGGCCATTGTCTACGGCTTCTGTGCCATCCCAGACAATGTCTGCAACATCATGTCAGTGTACATGGGTGCGGCTGTGCCGCGCAGCGTCCTAGATGTCCTGCACCTGGTCAGCCAGATGCTGCTATTCTGTAAGTGCGCAGTGACTCCAGTGCTCCTGCTGGCCCTATGCCGGCCCTTTGGCAGAGCTTTCCtggactgctgctgctgctgctgggaaGAGTGTGGCCCAAAGTCCTCAGCTGCCACCAGCGATGACAATGAGCACGAGGGCACCACCGAGCTGGAGCTCTCGCCGTTCAGCACCATGCGCAGGGAAACGTCTACCTAG